One Undibacter mobilis genomic region harbors:
- a CDS encoding ABC transporter ATP-binding protein, translating to MTPPVLEVRDLSVNFGGLRAVDNVSFAIARNRITTVIGPNGAGKSTLFNLISGAVRPRAGQVLIDGVDHTGEPPNRLQAAGLARSFQITNLFFELSVAENLRLAAQILEPTRMAWRPVSASRAAMTRVDELLVRFRLDGKASYPVGKLSHGEQRRLEVAVALACRPKVLLLDEPTQGMSHGDTEDTAKLIKSLADDVSVLLIEHDIGLVMSLSDHVIVMHQGQKLAEGTPTEVRGNTAVQSAYFGHA from the coding sequence ATGACGCCCCCCGTTCTTGAAGTGCGCGACCTTTCCGTGAATTTCGGCGGCCTGCGCGCTGTCGATAATGTAAGCTTTGCCATTGCACGCAACCGGATCACGACCGTTATCGGACCGAACGGCGCCGGCAAATCGACCTTGTTCAACCTGATTTCGGGTGCAGTGCGGCCGCGCGCCGGTCAGGTGCTTATTGACGGGGTAGACCACACCGGCGAGCCGCCGAACCGTCTGCAGGCCGCCGGCCTGGCGCGCTCGTTTCAGATCACCAACCTGTTCTTTGAACTGTCGGTCGCTGAGAACCTTCGTCTCGCCGCGCAGATCCTCGAGCCGACGCGAATGGCCTGGCGGCCGGTCAGTGCCAGCCGTGCGGCGATGACGCGCGTTGACGAATTACTGGTGCGGTTCCGCCTTGATGGCAAGGCAAGTTATCCCGTCGGCAAGCTGTCGCATGGCGAGCAGCGACGCCTGGAAGTCGCTGTCGCGCTCGCTTGCAGGCCCAAGGTCCTACTGCTCGACGAGCCCACCCAAGGCATGAGCCATGGCGACACCGAAGACACCGCCAAACTAATCAAATCGCTTGCCGACGATGTCAGCGTGCTGCTGATCGAACATGATATCGGGCTGGTGATGTCTCTCTCCGACCACGTTATCGTTATGCATCAGGGGCAGAAGCTTGCCGAGGGCACGCCTACCGAAGTGCGCGGTAACACGGCGGTACAGTCAGCCTACTTCGGGCACGCGTGA
- a CDS encoding branched-chain amino acid ABC transporter permease: MADALTRSMRASHVLVAILVIASLIFAVVGAALGDTFYLRLGTEALIFAGLALSVDILLGYTGLLSLGQALYFGLGAYVSALVLMVTPSFWAAMGATLAVAIVIGLVGGFIANRVRGVFFALITFGMAQVAAKVVYNTRALGASDGLIGVPIINVNFGFASVSSASPAGFFVLTLAFIFVLYALSAYLLDTPFGRLVIALKANERRVPFLGFSTVTPRLTAYVIAAVIAALSGALYPMLRGFVSPELLFFTTSGNAVITVVTGGVGTLVGALYGGILLTVLKSVVGSYTEHHLIVIGLLFMIAVIFLPRGLMGIVRPAIERMLEPRAKP, from the coding sequence ATGGCTGATGCACTCACACGCTCGATGCGGGCAAGCCACGTCCTCGTGGCGATACTCGTCATCGCATCGCTGATCTTCGCCGTCGTCGGCGCCGCGCTCGGCGACACGTTCTATTTGCGGCTCGGCACCGAGGCGTTGATCTTCGCCGGCCTCGCTTTGTCGGTCGACATCCTGCTCGGCTACACCGGCCTGCTTTCCCTCGGCCAAGCGCTCTACTTCGGGCTGGGGGCCTATGTCTCGGCGCTTGTGCTGATGGTGACGCCGTCCTTCTGGGCCGCGATGGGGGCCACTCTCGCCGTCGCCATTGTCATCGGTCTCGTCGGCGGTTTCATCGCGAATCGCGTGCGCGGCGTGTTTTTCGCGCTCATCACTTTCGGCATGGCCCAGGTCGCTGCCAAGGTGGTTTACAATACGCGCGCGCTTGGCGCCTCCGATGGGCTGATCGGCGTCCCCATCATCAACGTCAATTTCGGCTTCGCCTCAGTTTCGAGCGCCTCGCCGGCTGGCTTCTTCGTGCTCACACTGGCATTCATTTTTGTCCTATACGCGCTGAGCGCCTATCTACTCGATACGCCGTTCGGACGGCTCGTGATCGCGCTGAAGGCCAATGAGCGGCGCGTACCCTTTCTCGGCTTCAGCACGGTGACGCCGCGACTCACGGCTTATGTCATTGCTGCCGTCATCGCCGCGCTTTCCGGAGCGCTCTACCCAATGCTGCGTGGCTTCGTGTCACCGGAATTGTTGTTCTTCACAACCTCCGGCAACGCCGTCATCACGGTAGTGACTGGCGGCGTCGGCACGCTGGTCGGCGCGCTCTATGGCGGCATCCTGCTCACGGTCCTGAAGTCGGTTGTCGGCAGCTACACCGAACACCACCTCATCGTGATTGGACTGTTGTTCATGATTGCGGTCATCTTCCTGCCGCGCGGCCTCATGGGTATCGTCCGGCCAGCGATCGAACGAATGCTGGAACCGAGGGCAAAGCCATGA
- a CDS encoding branched-chain amino acid ABC transporter permease: MSAAIEYFQYVLAPQMLIGLVLGVAVILVALGLTIIFGLLDVINMSHGEFYALGAFIALALASIGLPFWLLLILVPLAMLPVGYIVERGLIQRVFHSGERHVTTLLLTFGLGLVMEDAFRLVFGPNPHKPETPISGAIDILGVFLPLYRLFLIVGGAVVVTLVALVVYRTRLGAMVRAAAFDKHMAASLGVPVQHVYAGAFAFGVALAGLAGVLLAPIYTVFPTMGRDFILMAFTVVIVGGMGSIAGVVVAGVLLTQVQAISSLYISPVWSDPIVFGIMVIMLMVRPQGLFGRLGHG; this comes from the coding sequence ATGTCCGCGGCAATCGAATACTTCCAGTACGTTCTGGCGCCGCAGATGCTTATCGGCCTCGTGCTCGGCGTGGCTGTGATCCTGGTGGCGTTGGGCTTGACCATCATCTTCGGCCTGCTCGACGTCATCAACATGTCGCACGGCGAATTCTACGCACTCGGCGCCTTCATCGCGCTGGCTCTCGCCTCAATCGGCCTGCCATTCTGGCTACTTCTTATCCTTGTGCCGCTGGCGATGCTGCCGGTCGGCTACATCGTCGAGCGGGGACTGATCCAGCGCGTCTTCCATAGCGGCGAACGGCACGTCACAACCCTCCTCCTCACCTTCGGCCTCGGCCTGGTGATGGAAGATGCTTTCCGTCTCGTCTTCGGACCCAATCCACACAAGCCGGAAACGCCAATCTCCGGTGCTATCGACATTCTCGGTGTCTTCCTGCCGCTCTATCGGCTGTTTCTCATCGTCGGCGGCGCGGTCGTCGTCACGCTGGTCGCGCTCGTCGTCTACCGTACGCGACTCGGGGCGATGGTACGCGCCGCCGCGTTCGACAAACACATGGCCGCTTCACTCGGTGTGCCGGTACAGCACGTCTACGCCGGCGCCTTTGCATTCGGCGTCGCCCTTGCCGGCCTTGCGGGCGTGCTCCTCGCACCAATCTACACCGTTTTTCCCACCATGGGTCGCGACTTCATCCTGATGGCCTTCACCGTCGTCATCGTGGGCGGCATGGGCTCGATCGCGGGAGTCGTTGTCGCCGGCGTCCTGCTGACGCAAGTGCAGGCCATCTCTTCGCTCTATATCTCGCCCGTGTGGTCCGACCCGATTGTGTTCGGGATCATGGTGATCATGCTGATGGTTCGCCCGCAGGGCCTATTCGGACGACTTGGTCATGGCTGA
- a CDS encoding ABC transporter substrate-binding protein, which yields MKKTTLLTVLLSATMLTAANAADPIKIGVVTPLSGTYAGIGQQVRWGLDLATKEVNAAGGIMGRQIELIYEDEEANPSVAVQKADKLFQVNKVDFLTGTVNSASTVAVGQVAERANKLIATTVSFADDITGAKCSPNVFRVNARAGQQSAALAAWLAKDKPKAKVFFLGPDYLMGRSTVAAFKDAAEKSGASSLGEVFAPLDSKDYTQYFGQMRAARPQVLYTSVAGNDTVRLFSQMQEFGLMKDLLVLGASGTVTAQNLPAIGKAAEGFATGVGYSDEIDTPENKKFVEAFKAANKAAPDLYGADSYGLIYAYKAAVEKAQSTDTDKVRKALEDLKWQTPQGEKTLRAGDHQAVQTMYVVRVTGGKFMTVGQVSGADAIGPDTCPRF from the coding sequence ATGAAGAAAACGACATTACTGACGGTGCTGCTCTCCGCGACGATGCTGACGGCGGCCAATGCCGCCGATCCGATCAAGATCGGCGTCGTCACGCCGCTGTCCGGCACCTATGCCGGCATCGGTCAGCAGGTGAGATGGGGTCTCGACCTCGCCACCAAGGAAGTGAATGCCGCCGGCGGCATCATGGGCCGGCAAATCGAACTGATCTACGAAGACGAAGAAGCCAACCCATCGGTCGCCGTGCAGAAGGCCGACAAGCTGTTCCAGGTGAACAAGGTCGACTTCCTCACCGGCACCGTGAACTCCGCTTCGACCGTCGCCGTCGGCCAGGTCGCCGAACGCGCCAACAAGCTGATCGCCACCACGGTGTCGTTCGCCGACGACATCACTGGCGCAAAGTGCTCGCCGAACGTGTTCCGCGTCAATGCGCGGGCGGGACAGCAATCGGCGGCGCTCGCCGCCTGGCTCGCCAAGGACAAGCCGAAGGCCAAGGTGTTTTTCCTCGGTCCCGATTATCTGATGGGCCGCTCCACCGTCGCCGCCTTCAAGGACGCTGCGGAAAAGTCCGGCGCCTCGAGCCTCGGCGAAGTGTTCGCGCCGCTCGATAGCAAGGACTACACGCAGTATTTCGGCCAGATGCGCGCGGCGCGTCCGCAGGTGCTCTACACCTCGGTCGCCGGCAACGACACCGTGCGTCTGTTCTCGCAGATGCAGGAATTCGGGCTGATGAAGGACCTTCTGGTGCTCGGCGCATCCGGCACCGTGACGGCGCAGAACCTGCCGGCGATCGGCAAGGCTGCGGAAGGCTTTGCCACCGGCGTCGGCTATTCGGACGAAATCGACACGCCGGAAAACAAGAAGTTCGTCGAGGCCTTCAAGGCCGCGAACAAGGCCGCCCCGGATCTCTACGGCGCCGACAGCTACGGCCTGATCTATGCCTACAAGGCGGCCGTGGAAAAGGCCCAGTCGACCGACACCGACAAGGTCCGCAAGGCGCTCGAGGACCTGAAATGGCAGACGCCGCAGGGCGAAAAGACCCTGCGCGCCGGCGACCATCAGGCGGTCCAGACCATGTACGTCGTCCGGGTCACCGGCGGCAAATTCATGACCGTAGGTCAGGTGTCCGGCGCCGACGCCATCGGCCCCGACACTTGCCCCCGCTTCTAA
- a CDS encoding enoyl-CoA hydratase/isomerase family protein gives MSVMTFTDPRLAKLNGFSVELNEAKQRADIVLNRPPLNVIEMAQRDQLRLVFETLDEDERVRVIVLRAVGEHFSSGGNIKGFMEATPEHVSKLAWNIAAPARCSKPVIAANRGYCFGVGFEISLACDFRIVSETCQYALPEQKLGQIPGSGGSARLQKMVGITRTKDIVMRSKRIPGKQAYDWGVATECVADDKLEAATDSLVDELLTFSPIAQRTAKKLLNDTEDSTLAIAIELEGHCYSRLRQSHDFKEGVEAFHAKRPAKFQGV, from the coding sequence ATGAGCGTGATGACTTTTACCGATCCGCGTCTGGCGAAGCTCAACGGCTTCTCGGTCGAACTGAATGAGGCGAAGCAGCGCGCGGACATCGTCCTCAACCGGCCGCCGCTCAACGTCATCGAAATGGCGCAGCGCGACCAGCTTCGCCTGGTGTTCGAGACGCTGGACGAAGATGAACGCGTGCGGGTGATCGTGCTGCGCGCGGTGGGCGAACATTTCTCGTCCGGCGGCAACATCAAGGGCTTCATGGAAGCCACGCCCGAACATGTTTCGAAACTTGCCTGGAACATTGCCGCGCCCGCGCGATGCTCCAAGCCAGTGATCGCCGCCAATCGCGGCTATTGCTTCGGTGTCGGCTTCGAAATCTCGCTCGCCTGCGACTTCCGCATCGTGTCCGAGACCTGCCAGTACGCCTTGCCGGAACAGAAGCTCGGCCAGATCCCCGGCTCCGGCGGCTCCGCACGCCTGCAGAAGATGGTTGGCATCACCCGCACCAAGGACATCGTAATGCGGTCGAAGCGCATTCCCGGCAAGCAGGCCTATGACTGGGGTGTCGCCACCGAGTGCGTCGCCGACGACAAGCTCGAGGCCGCGACCGACTCGCTCGTCGATGAGCTGCTCACCTTCTCGCCGATCGCCCAGCGCACCGCCAAGAAGCTGCTCAACGACACCGAAGACTCCACGCTCGCCATCGCCATCGAGCTGGAGGGTCACTGCTACAGCCGCCTGCGCCAATCCCACGACTTCAAGGAAGGCGTCGAAGCCTTCCACGCCAAACGCCCAGCCAAGTTCCAGGGCGTCTAA